In Treponema sp. OMZ 798, the following proteins share a genomic window:
- a CDS encoding RnfABCDGE type electron transport complex subunit D, with the protein MAESDKNEIFMSPAPHVVTPVKTQTLMLDVIIALLPLTAYGIYLFSIPALVRIIVAVLCCVGFETFFRMICNLEIRVKDFSAVITGLLIALVIPPNLPIWMLILGCFFAIVVGKEFFGGLGANVFNPALVGRAFMFASFSGAMTSWIQPGNSFFDAMSTATPLKLINAKEGIAMSASEIAKTLNLSSSTDLYTRLILGNHAGCIGETSILLILLGFAYLLFKKVIDWRTPVTMMATAVAITAIGGIDPILTLTSGGLAFGAVFMATDYVTSPVTPKGKFLFGAGCGLITGLIRLFSGMPEGVMYSILIMNAVVPFLNKLIPVKYGYVKPPKKNKEAAK; encoded by the coding sequence ATGGCAGAATCAGATAAAAACGAAATTTTTATGTCTCCGGCACCCCATGTAGTAACACCGGTTAAGACTCAAACCTTGATGCTGGATGTAATTATCGCCCTTCTCCCCCTTACGGCTTACGGAATTTATCTTTTTTCGATACCTGCCTTGGTTCGAATTATAGTTGCCGTACTTTGCTGTGTAGGTTTTGAAACTTTTTTTAGAATGATATGTAATCTGGAGATAAGAGTAAAAGATTTTTCGGCTGTTATTACCGGACTTTTGATAGCACTTGTAATTCCGCCTAATCTTCCAATATGGATGCTTATTTTAGGCTGCTTTTTTGCAATAGTTGTCGGAAAAGAATTTTTCGGAGGGCTTGGAGCCAACGTATTTAACCCGGCCTTGGTAGGACGAGCCTTTATGTTTGCAAGCTTTTCGGGAGCGATGACAAGCTGGATTCAACCCGGAAATTCTTTCTTTGATGCAATGAGTACTGCAACGCCTTTAAAGCTAATAAATGCAAAAGAAGGTATTGCAATGAGTGCTTCCGAAATAGCAAAAACCTTAAATTTAAGCTCAAGCACAGACCTTTATACCCGGCTTATTTTGGGAAACCATGCAGGCTGTATAGGCGAAACGAGTATTTTGTTAATCCTTTTAGGCTTTGCATACCTCCTCTTTAAAAAGGTTATAGACTGGAGAACCCCGGTAACCATGATGGCAACAGCCGTTGCAATTACTGCCATAGGCGGCATAGATCCGATTTTAACCCTCACTTCGGGAGGTTTAGCCTTCGGAGCTGTTTTTATGGCAACCGATTATGTAACAAGTCCTGTAACACCCAAGGGTAAATTCCTTTTCGGTGCAGGCTGCGGTCTTATAACAGGTCTTATCCGATTATTCTCAGGTATGCCTGAAGGCGTTATGTACAGTATTCTTATAATGAATGCCGTAGTGCCGTTTTTAAACAAACTTATACCCGTAAAATACGGCTATGTAAAACCGCCTAAAAAGAACAAGGAGGCTGCAAAATGA
- the rsxC gene encoding electron transport complex subunit RsxC, which translates to MGIKSFKGGVHPPERKAVLPSESVIEVLPSNKSVWIPVTQGGMPNTPLVSVGDLVARGQKIAETDKFMSAPVHSSVSGKVKKIEPHLVTGNTENLCFLIEIDEENREDFMPPLDPFTCTKEEALKRVRDAGITGMGGASFPTHVKLSPPPDAKIDYVIANGAECEPYLCTDAATIFSGSDSIVDGLAITMRIVGAKQGIIALEDNKKDLVPVLERAISKLKANPIAAGAYDISVQLCKTKYPQGGEKTLTDAVVNREIPSGGLPFQIGCVIQNVGTLKAISEAFRLGKPLIDRALTIGGGACEKPLNVIAPIGTCVGDLIPSVVSLKPGVVKIISGGPMMGFAMKNADFPIQKNTSGVLFLTREEVSLEEESPCIGCGKCIDVCSCRLSPVLIIRALKAGNTEEAIRCGLLDCVECGTCAYTCPARIKLVQRFKVGKQIAREEKQKREAKAAAKAAAEAEKQAAQTTEEGGK; encoded by the coding sequence ATGGGTATAAAATCATTTAAAGGCGGAGTGCATCCGCCCGAGCGAAAGGCGGTCTTACCGAGCGAAAGCGTTATTGAGGTATTGCCGTCAAATAAGTCAGTTTGGATTCCTGTTACACAGGGAGGAATGCCTAATACTCCTCTTGTAAGTGTCGGAGATCTGGTAGCACGCGGACAAAAGATAGCCGAAACGGATAAATTTATGTCTGCACCTGTCCATTCTTCAGTATCGGGAAAGGTAAAAAAGATTGAGCCGCATCTTGTTACAGGCAATACGGAAAATCTTTGTTTTTTGATTGAAATTGATGAAGAGAACAGGGAAGACTTCATGCCGCCTCTTGATCCTTTTACTTGCACAAAAGAAGAAGCACTTAAAAGAGTCAGAGATGCAGGTATTACCGGAATGGGAGGAGCTTCTTTTCCTACGCACGTAAAATTAAGCCCTCCGCCTGATGCAAAAATCGATTATGTAATTGCAAACGGAGCCGAATGCGAACCCTATCTTTGTACAGATGCCGCAACAATTTTTAGCGGCTCGGATAGTATTGTTGACGGTCTTGCAATCACTATGAGGATAGTAGGTGCAAAACAAGGAATTATCGCCCTTGAGGATAATAAAAAAGATTTGGTTCCTGTTTTGGAAAGAGCTATTTCAAAATTAAAAGCCAATCCGATTGCAGCGGGAGCATATGATATAAGCGTTCAACTTTGTAAGACAAAATATCCGCAAGGCGGAGAAAAAACTCTTACGGATGCAGTTGTAAACAGGGAAATTCCCTCCGGCGGCCTTCCCTTTCAAATAGGCTGCGTTATTCAAAACGTAGGAACCTTAAAGGCAATTTCAGAGGCCTTCCGCTTAGGAAAGCCGCTTATCGATAGAGCCTTAACAATAGGCGGCGGAGCCTGCGAAAAACCTTTAAATGTAATAGCCCCTATAGGAACCTGTGTCGGGGATCTTATCCCGAGCGTAGTTTCCCTTAAACCCGGAGTTGTAAAAATAATCTCAGGCGGCCCGATGATGGGCTTCGCCATGAAAAATGCCGACTTTCCCATTCAAAAAAACACCTCAGGAGTTCTTTTTTTAACAAGAGAGGAGGTTTCCTTAGAGGAAGAAAGCCCCTGTATAGGCTGCGGTAAGTGTATTGATGTATGCAGCTGCCGCCTTTCACCGGTTTTAATCATCCGAGCCTTAAAAGCCGGAAATACCGAAGAGGCTATCCGCTGCGGTCTACTAGACTGCGTTGAATGCGGAACCTGTGCTTACACCTGCCCTGCCCGAATCAAACTTGTTCAGCGGTTTAAGGTGGGCAAGCAGATAGCAAGAGAAGAAAAGCAAAAACGGGAAGCTAAGGCTGCTGCAAAAGCCGCCGCGGAAGCAGAAAAGCAAGCAGCTCAAACAACCGAAGAAGGAGGCAAATAA
- a CDS encoding rhodanese-like domain-containing protein, translating into MKIKFLLFIVLIVNISLISCGIEVEVEDVKGSRLEYLNSDSNKDSILIIDVRSYDQYKKGHLLHAINIPVNEIENHLKEITDWKNKPIYLYSKTNDESFKAAEILAENRFSQIYNADGVNQYNYKTITYNAVRGIVFETMLKDPDVLILDCRNKSSYDTGHIEGALLFPISEIKNNLNKIPDKKKKLLLYCNVGTASSRAAQELSELGYTEIYNAIDGVLEYPFKLVK; encoded by the coding sequence ATGAAAATAAAATTTTTACTTTTTATTGTTTTAATTGTAAATATATCGCTAATTTCATGCGGTATTGAAGTAGAAGTTGAAGATGTTAAAGGCTCAAGACTTGAATATTTAAATTCCGATTCCAACAAAGATTCTATATTGATAATTGATGTCAGATCCTATGATCAATATAAAAAAGGACATCTTTTACACGCTATAAATATACCTGTAAATGAAATAGAAAACCATCTAAAAGAAATAACCGATTGGAAAAACAAACCTATATACTTATATTCCAAAACTAATGATGAAAGCTTTAAAGCGGCAGAGATATTGGCGGAAAATAGATTTTCTCAAATTTACAATGCAGATGGAGTTAATCAATATAACTATAAAACCATCACTTACAACGCTGTACGGGGCATAGTTTTTGAAACAATGCTGAAAGATCCCGATGTTTTAATCCTTGACTGCAGAAACAAATCGTCTTATGATACAGGTCATATAGAAGGCGCCTTGCTATTCCCCATATCGGAAATAAAAAATAATCTTAACAAAATACCTGACAAGAAGAAAAAATTACTTTTGTATTGTAATGTAGGCACAGCTTCTTCAAGAGCTGCTCAAGAACTGTCAGAGCTGGGTTACACGGAAATTTATAACGCTATTGACGGAGTTTTAGAATATCCTTTTAAACTTGTAAAGTAA
- a CDS encoding pallilysin-related adhesin, which translates to MLKRIMYLTSAFIVLVLLSFLIYLKFIRSNTKTEEKIVTQTIIPIASSQIDKADKKTENDSPNTEAKIFLELLNDEAFVDAISDDLNEDGVEDQIIAVKKLLDPFLYLIISIQNPITQKWDRVEEIRTTITQPKSLTFYIMNLTEDPKSLIYSGMTSDNRQVLSIHTIKKENNGSVKLDQIADLHADMQIQIKEIETQEETASSLSSYRVYTYNSDPSAPNTLNQIETEYTWNVKTKKYEEGFQRTIPGEKIEIQLLRKLQSGNMESFIDFLSGLWFQEEGNRETGRSVYFDKNDSHIIFNLDNVEEIYEIKTTLPRRYGLFFTTNNKSIPNIVRRVEIEIKGLDEIQVRVIEDVLRIKFGTASLWNGNYKKNTNLLLSNTNQKENNAEKAKKILSKSSNQWKSINNTILDLLGNSYTLQQSEDIEKGYFNILEINERVIIQMKSEKDTNKFYLLELSEKNNVQRMVWTKIKLSINDVIPTGDEPIVFERE; encoded by the coding sequence ATGCTCAAACGGATAATGTATCTTACTTCAGCCTTTATTGTTTTGGTTTTGTTGAGCTTTTTAATTTACTTAAAGTTTATACGGTCAAACACAAAAACTGAAGAGAAGATTGTTACACAAACAATAATTCCCATAGCTTCTTCACAAATAGATAAAGCAGATAAAAAGACCGAAAATGATTCGCCTAATACGGAGGCAAAAATATTTTTAGAGCTGCTCAATGATGAAGCCTTTGTTGATGCAATTTCAGATGACTTAAATGAAGACGGTGTAGAAGATCAAATTATTGCCGTAAAAAAGCTATTAGATCCTTTTTTGTACCTTATAATTTCAATCCAAAACCCGATAACTCAAAAATGGGACAGAGTTGAAGAAATAAGAACTACAATCACACAGCCTAAGTCTCTTACATTCTACATTATGAATTTGACGGAAGATCCTAAATCCCTCATTTATTCGGGAATGACATCGGACAACAGACAGGTTTTGTCCATACATACCATCAAAAAAGAAAATAACGGTAGTGTTAAGCTTGATCAAATAGCTGACTTACATGCGGATATGCAGATTCAGATAAAGGAAATAGAAACTCAAGAAGAAACTGCATCAAGCCTATCTTCATATCGGGTATACACTTACAACTCCGATCCTTCTGCACCTAATACCTTAAACCAAATTGAAACGGAATATACATGGAATGTAAAAACAAAAAAATATGAAGAAGGCTTCCAAAGGACAATTCCGGGCGAAAAAATAGAGATTCAGCTTTTAAGAAAACTTCAAAGCGGAAATATGGAATCTTTTATCGACTTTTTATCGGGATTATGGTTTCAAGAAGAGGGAAATAGAGAAACAGGCAGAAGCGTATATTTTGACAAAAACGACAGTCATATTATTTTTAATTTAGACAATGTTGAAGAAATATATGAAATAAAAACAACCTTACCCCGAAGATACGGTTTATTTTTTACAACAAACAATAAGTCAATTCCGAATATCGTAAGACGAGTCGAAATAGAAATTAAGGGACTTGACGAAATACAGGTGCGTGTAATAGAAGACGTTTTAAGAATTAAATTCGGAACGGCATCTCTTTGGAATGGAAACTATAAAAAAAATACCAATTTACTTTTGAGTAACACAAACCAAAAGGAAAATAATGCGGAAAAAGCAAAAAAAATTTTATCAAAATCTTCAAATCAGTGGAAATCGATAAATAACACCATTTTAGACCTTTTAGGTAACTCATATACACTTCAGCAGTCTGAAGATATCGAAAAAGGTTATTTTAACATATTAGAAATAAATGAAAGAGTTATCATTCAAATGAAGTCGGAAAAGGATACAAATAAATTTTATCTGCTTGAACTAAGTGAAAAAAACAATGTACAGCGGATGGTTTGGACAAAAATTAAGTTGAGCATAAATGATGTAATACCTACAGGTGATGAGCCTATCGTCTTTGAAAGAGAATAA
- a CDS encoding vWA domain-containing protein, producing MKIKKLIFIFLLLAGVLFNLNAGERTMPVDMIIMIDKSLSMQDPGKFDSLKQWVLDELIGEIIINGDWISIYQFYESPEHLVSIEVKNKEDTDRIIKTVNKIRPNGRFTDVGKALDKIQEAVNERGENGRYKVLFMLTDLEQDAPITSKYSGKQKKFSSPYLVESRIIKHDNWYEITVDMGLQDRVVKTSKALFSDLIKNEGKDRVQSDENTALIKKDNP from the coding sequence ATGAAAATTAAAAAGCTTATTTTTATATTTTTGCTTTTAGCAGGAGTTTTATTTAATTTAAATGCCGGCGAAAGAACGATGCCTGTCGATATGATTATAATGATTGACAAGTCATTATCCATGCAGGATCCCGGCAAATTTGATAGTCTAAAACAATGGGTTCTTGACGAATTAATCGGTGAAATTATTATCAACGGCGACTGGATAAGCATTTATCAGTTCTATGAAAGTCCCGAGCATTTGGTTTCAATTGAAGTAAAAAACAAAGAAGACACAGACAGGATAATCAAAACGGTAAATAAAATTCGCCCGAACGGAAGATTTACTGATGTAGGAAAGGCTCTCGATAAAATACAGGAAGCCGTAAATGAAAGAGGCGAAAACGGAAGGTATAAGGTTCTTTTTATGCTCACCGATCTTGAACAAGATGCTCCTATAACCTCCAAATACAGCGGTAAACAAAAAAAGTTTTCAAGTCCTTACTTAGTTGAATCAAGAATTATAAAACACGATAATTGGTATGAAATTACTGTTGATATGGGCCTGCAAGACAGGGTTGTAAAAACAAGCAAGGCTCTTTTTTCGGATTTAATAAAAAACGAAGGAAAGGACAGGGTGCAATCTGACGAAAATACAGCCTTAATCAAAAAAGATAATCCGTAA